GGGGCTGAACCCCAGTGTAGAGGGAGCGCTTTGCCGCACGCCGCGCGGGGGGCATGATGGACGACCCGCACACACGACGGCGCACGGACATGACCGACGCACGCGATACGCGACGCCTCAAGCGTTCGAAGACCACCGCGTTGCTCCTGATGGGCACCGCGCCCCTGCTGTTCAGCGCCTGCCAGCGCGATGCGCCGGTGCAGGTGCAGGAAGGCCTCTACACGTCGGTCGAAAGCTGCGCGCAGGCGATCGGCGATACCGCCACCTGCCGCATCGCGTTCGAGCAGGCCAAGCTGCAGGCTGCCGACACCGCCCCGCAGTACAGCAGCCGCGCCGAATGCGAGACCGAGTTCCCGGCAGAGGAATGCGTGGAACAGAAGACCTCGGCCGGCCATTCCTTCGTCGGCCCGCTGATGGCGGGTTTCTTCCTGTCGCAGATGATGAACAACCGGGCCGGCGCAGCTGCCGCCCAGCGCACCGCACAGGCGACCCCGGCGTTCCGCGACAACCGCCAGGGCTGGCTGCGTCCCAGTGGCGCGCCCGGCGCGGGCCGTGCCGGCATGGCCCCGGTATCGATGACGCCCGATCGCGCGGTCACCGCCAACCGCGGCGGTTTCGGCCGCTCGGCCACCGGCCGCAGTACCGGCGGCTGAGGTGCGGCGCGTCGGGATCGTCGAGCGCGGCGACTGGCAGGCGCAGGCCGCCGAGTGCGGTTTCCGGTTCCATACCATCGATGGCGCGCGCTACTGGGACGAGCGCGCGTACTACGCGTTCACGATGGCGCAGATCGAACACGATCTCGAAGACCCCAGCGCCGAGTTGCATCGCATGGCGATGGCGCTGGTCGACGAGATCGTCGCCAGCGATGCGCTGATGCAGCGGCTGGCGATCCCGGCGCAATTCCGCGACTGGATCGCCGAAAGCTGGCGCCGGCGCGAACCGCATCTCTACGGCCGGCTCGACCTGGCCTACGACGGCACCGGTCCGGCCAAGCTCTACGAGCTGAACTACGACACGCCGACCTCGCTGTTCGAGGCCGCGTTCTTCCAGTGGCAGTGGCTCGAGGACCAGCGCGCCTCGGGGCGCCTTCCGCGTGAGGCCGACCAGTTCAACTCGATCCACGAGGCCCTGGTGGACCGGTTCGCCGAGCTTGCCGCGAGCCTGCCGCCGCCGCTGCTGTTCGCCGCCGTGCGCGACTCCGAAGAGGACCAGGGCACGATCGCCTACCTGCGCGACTGCGCGGCGCAGGGCGGCCTGCACGGCGAGGCGATCGCGCTCGAGGACATCGGTCTCTCCGAGGATGGGCGCTTCACCGACCTCGACGACGTGGTGATCGGGTCGCTGTTCAAGCTCTATCCGCTCGAGGACCTGTTCCACGACGACTTCGGCCGCGCGCTGCCCAAATCCGGCCTGCGCCTGATCGAGCCGCCGTGGAAGGCGCTGCTCAGCAACAAGGGCCTGCTGCCGCTGCTGTGGGAGCGGCATCGCGGCCATCCCAACCTGCTGGCCGCCGAATTCGACGACGGCGGCGACCTGCCTGCCGGTTGGGTGCGCAAGCCGCTGCATTCGCGCGAAGGCGCCAACATCGAACTGCACCTGGCCGATGGCCAGCGCCTGCGCAGCGACGGCCCCTACACCGGTCCGTGCATCCGCCAGGCCGCGCATCCGCTGCCGTCGTTCGACGGGAATTTCCCGATGGTCGGCAGCTGGATCGTCGGCGACACCGCCTGCGGCATCGGCGTGCGCGAGGACGACTCGCCGATCACCCGCGACAGCGCCCGCTTCCTGCCGCATGCGATCGTCGAGGACGAGGCGCAGGTGGTGTTCGCGGCCTGAGCACGTTCTCGCGCTGGCCATGGGCGCCGGCCTCGGCGGCGCGGGCCCATGTCCGCGTGCGCGCGACGGGGAAACACGAAGTGCCGTCGACTCCGGATGTTGCCCCGCCGGGTACCGGACGCGTGGCAGGAAACGCAGAACCCGAACGGTGTCCGCAGCCCGGATTCCCGCGCCGCCCGAAGCCGGAATCCCGCGCCCCGCGCGACCGCAGCCGGTACATCGCCCCCACTCCTGCGATCATGTGCGCATGACCACGCCTCTTCCGTTCTCCACGCTCGACCTGTCGCCCGCCCTGTTGCAGGGCGTCGATGCCCTCGGTTACACCGCCATGACGCCGATCCAGGCCGAGGCGCTGCCGCCGATCCTCGAGGGCCGCGACGTGGTCGCCCAGGCGCCCACCGGCAGCGGCAAGACCGCCGCCTTCGGCATCGGCCTGCTGCGCAACATCGACACGGGCCTGATCGAAACCCAGGCGCTGGTGCTGTGCCCGACCCGTGAGCTGGCCGACCAGGTCGGCAAGCAGCTGCGCAAACTGGCCACCGGCATCCCCAATCTGAAGATCTCGATGCTCTGCGGCGGGATTCCGCTCGCGCCGCAGCTGGCGTCGCTGACCCACCCGCCGCACGTCGTCGTCGGCACGCCGGGCCGCATCCAGGAGCTGGCCAAGAAGAAGGCCCTGCACCTGCGCCACGTGCGCACCCTGGTGCTCGACGAGGCGGACCGCATGCTCGACATGGGCTTCGAGGAATCGATCCGCGACATCGTCAAGCGGGTGCCGCCGACGCGGCAGGGCCTGCTGTTCTCGGCGACGTTTCCGGAGGAGATCCGCAGCCTCGGCACCGCGATGCTGCGCGAGCCCGTGCAGATCGGTGTCGCCGGCGATGCGCCGGCGCCGACCATCGAGCAGATCTTCCACGAGGTCGAACCCGCGCGCCGCGCGCCGCTGCTGGCTGCATTGCTGCTGCGGCACCGGCCCGAATCGGCCGTGGTGTTCTGCAACACGCGCGCCGACGTGGACGAGGTCGCAGGTTCGCTGAACCACTACGGCTTCGATGCGCTCGCCCTGCACGGCGACATGGAGCAGCGCGACCGCGACGAGGTGCTGGTGCGCTTCTCCAACCGCAGCGGCAACGTGCTCGTGGCCAGCGATGTCGCCGCGCGCGGACTCGATGTCGAGGACCTTGCCGCGGTGGTGAATTTCGAACTGCCGCACGACGCCGACACCTACGTGCACCGCATCGGCCGCACCGGCCGCGCCGGGCGCAAGGGGCTGGCGCTGAATCTGGTCACGCCGCGCGAGATGCCGCGTACCGCCTTGATCGAGGCGCACTTCGGCGCACCCGCGCGCTGGGAAAAGCTGCTGCCGCTGAGCGGCCGGGCCAACGACGTGCCGGTCGCGCCGATGGTGACCCTGCGCATCGATGCCGGTCGCAGCGACAAGCTCAGGCCCGGCGACATTGTCGGTGCGCTGACCGGCGAGGCAGGACTGCACAAGGACGCGATCGGCAAGATCGACGTCTTCGCCACGCGCAGCTATGTCGCCATCGCCCGCGGCAAGGCCCAGCAGGCGGTCTCGCATCTTCGCGAAGGCAAGATCAAGGGCCGCCGGTTCCGCGTCCAGCTGCTCAAGACCAGCTGACCTCACCCGCCCTGCGCCAGACTGTCCGGTCATGCGTCTGCTGATCATCACCTATGGCACCGAGGGCGATGCGCGCCCGCTCGCCGCGCTCGGCAGCGCGCTGATGCGTGCGGGGCACTCGGTCCATCTGCTTGGCGATGCCGACACGCTCGATACCGCCACCACGCTCGGCGTGCCGGCGACCGGCCTGGCCGGCGACATCCGCGGCACGCTCTCGCGCATGGGCGCGATGCGGCAGATCGAACGCGCGCTGATCCGCATCGTCGAGGCGCGCACGCCCGAATGGATGCAACAGGCCATGGCGCTCGCCGAGGGCTGCGATGCGGTGATCGTGTCCGGCCTCACCGCCTTCGTCGGCCTGTCGGTCGCCGAGGCGCGGGGCGTGCCGGCAATCGGCGCGATGATGATCCCGATCAGCCCGACGGCCGCGTTCGCATCGCCGCTGGTGCCGCTGCGGGTGCCGCGTGCGCTGAACCGCCTGTCCCACGACTTCGTCAACGGCATGGTCTGGCGCACCTTCCGCGCGACCACCAACCGTGGCCGCGCGGCGATCGGCCTGCCGGCGCGCAGAACGCTGCCGATGGCCCACCCGGTGCTCTACGGCATTTCCCCGGCGCTGCTGCCCAACGTCGACGACTGGCCGGCCGATGCGGTCGCCTGCGGCCAATGGGTGCCCCCCTCTCAGGACTGGACGCCGCCGGCGGCGCTGCAGGCGCTGCTCGGCGCCGGCCCGCCACCGGTCTACATCGGCTTCGGCAGCATGAGCGGCTTCGATGCGGCGCGCGTGCGCGAGGCGGTGGTCGCGGCGGTCGGGGACCGGCGCACCCTGTTCAATCCCGGCTGGAGCGGGATCGACACCACCGGCCTGCCGCCCAACATCCACGTCATCGGCAGCGCGCCGCACGACTGGCTGCTGCCGCGCTGCGCGCTGGCGATCCATCATGGCGGCTCGGGCACCACCCATTCCGCGTGCCGGGCCGGGATTCCGTCGGTGATCCTGCCGTTCGCCGGCGACCAGCCGTTCTGGGCGCGGCGCCTGCGCGCGCTGGGCATCGCCGACCGCGTGCTGTCGGGACGGCGCCCATCGGCGCGCCGGCTCGCCGCCGCGATCGCCTTCGCCGAGCGTGCGGAGACGCGCGCGCACGCCGCGGCGCTCGGTGCGCGGATGCAGGACGAGGACGGTTGCGCCGCCGCAGTCGCATGGCTCGAGCGGCGTGTCGCGCCGGGCGGCGCCGGAGCCCCCGCCGGCTGAGGCGCGGCCCAAGGACGCCGCAGCCGGGTGCGCCGGCGGCGCGCCGGCCGCATGGTCCCGCACTCGGCCAGCGTTGCGCGCGGTCCTGCCGGCCGGCAGGTTGGCCAACGCGCATCGGACGTCGGCCTGCCTCAGCCGACCTTGCGGAAGCGGCGCACGTGTTCTATCAACGCACGCAGTTTCGGCGGCTGGTTGCGCCGGTCGGGGAAGTACAGGAAGAACCCTGGAAACGGCGGCAGGAACCTGTCGAGCAGCGTGACCAGCTCGCCGCGCGCCAGATAGGGCGCGAACGTCTCCTCGATGCCGATGGTGATGCCACCACCGGCCAGAGCGGTGCGCACCATCAGCAGCATGTCGTTGGTCGTGACCTGCGGCTGCACGGCCACGTCGAAGTCGCGGCCGCCCTCGCGGTCGAAGCTCAGCGCGGCACCAGGGCGATGTTGGGATGCGCGGCAATGACGGTCAGCACGATGTCGAAGAAGGTGGGGCCGGTGCCCGCGTCGAGCGCCGCGAGTTCGCGCTCGATTCGCGCGCTGTCGTAACGCGTGGGCATTGCGAGCTTGGCCTGCAGCCAGGTGCGTGTGGCGGGGATGCCGAGTGCGGCACGACTGCGCTCGAATTCCGTCCACACCAGGGTCGCCCGCGCCTCGCCATCGAGTGCGCCGTAGACGCCGTGGAGCAGGTCGTCGAAGGCATCGAGGCTGTGGGCCAGAGCCCAGTCTTCATCGGCCATGAAGACCCGGTTGACCTCGTCGAAGAACGAGGTGATGTCGTGGATACGACTGCCGTCGAGGGTGAGGATGTTCGGCATCGGTCGTTGCACTCGGGAAATGGCGCAGCGCGCATCATCGGGAGCGCGCGGGAACGTTGCGTCAACGCTATCCGAACGCCGGTGCGCCCGCCAAGGACCTGACGCAATTGGTCCGTGTGCGCCGGCGGCTGATGCGATGCGCCGTGCCCGATATTCGGGAGCCGCTGCGGTGGGCCGGTACGACACGGCCCACGGTCCTTTCATTCGACCTTTGCGAACGCCCACCCACACTCGCCGCTCCCTTGTTCCGGAGCACTACCCATGGGCCTGTTTTCCAAGATCTCCGACCGCATCTTCGGTCGCAAACCCGCCGCCAAGCCCACCGCCACGCCGGGGGGCGCGGTCGCCAGGCCGGCCGCGGTGATCTTCACCGGCAGCAAGAACGACCCCAAGGTGTCGCCACCGTCGCGCAATCCGGCCCCGGCGCCTGCGGCGGCAGCCCCGGCCGAGCCGGTGGACGTCGAAGCGGTCCTGACCGAGATGGCGGCCAAGAAGGGCGGCCCCAGCGACTGGCGGCATTCCATCGTCGACCTGCTCAAGCTGCTCGACCTCGATTCCAGCCTCGAGGCCCGCAAGGAGCTGGCCACGGAACTCGGCGTCAATGCCGGTGCGGCCGGCAGCGCCGAGCAGAACATCGCCCTGCACCGGGCGGTCATGCGCAAGCTTGCCGAGAACGGCGGCAAGGTGCCCGACGCACTGAAGGACTGAACGCCAGCGCCGCTGCCCGGCGCCGGGCCGTCGGCGCCCGGCCGCCCGGTCCGCGGACACGCCGGCGCAACAGCCGTGCTGGCGTGTTCCCGATACATCACAGCTCGGGCGAAGGCCGATCCTCGCGACAGGCGCACCCGGTCGCGCCCGGCTTGCCCGGACGCGCGTTACGATGCCGCTCCCACGTCGCAGCCGTAGATCCCTGATGAAGGTCCGCATCTCCGGCGAATCGCTGGCCGCATGAGCAAGGCGTCGCGTCACGCGGGGGGCCAGGCCACGTCCCGGATCGACCGTCTGCAGCCCTGGATCGCCGCGTTGGCGAGCGCATTGCTGCACTTGTGGTTCGCCTACCTGCTGCTGACTTCGCAGCCGATCGTGATGACCACGCCGCAGGGCGCGTCCGCCGGCAGCCGCATGGTCGTCGACTTCGTCGGCATCACGCCTTCCCAGCCGGTGGTCGCACCCGTTGCCCGCCCCGCGCCCGCGACACCTCCAGCGCAGTCGGCCCCGGCGGCCTCGCGCGTGCGGACCACGCGCGTCGAGCAGGCCGAAGCCCCGGTGCCGCCGGAAGCACCCGATCCCGCCGACGCCCTGACCGAGGTCCGCCCGCCGCAGCCTGCGCAGCAGCCAAGCGACGTGCCGCCCGTGCCCGTGCAGTCTCCGGCCGACGCCGGCCAGGGCGCTGCGCAGACGGCGGCCAGTCCTCCATCCCAGCAGCGCCGCCAGCATGTGTGGGGGCAGCCGCCCGGCATGCTTCCGGAAGAAACGGCGCCGGTGAACTCGGGGCTCTCCCGCAGCCCCAGCGTCGGCCGCGGCCGTGGCCGCGATGCGTCTTCCGACCTGCCCAGCCTGGAGGTCGGGGGCTATCAGGTGATCTACGACACCACCAGCGAGACCCGCCTGCGCGAATGGCGCGACCAGGGCGTCAGCGAACTGTTCATCCCCTTGCCGGGCACGCGCCGGCTCATGGTGTGCCCGCTGGAGACGGCGCTGCGCCGCGAGTCCAGCGACTGCCGGATGGTCGACCCGGAGGATCCGCAGATGCGCGGTATCGGCGATGCTCGCGAGGTGATCGGCTTCCATCGCGTGTACCGGCAGGGCGAAGTGGTCTGGCGCGGCCCGGGGCCGTACCGCTGAGGGCAGCGCGCCCCGCACGGCAGACCGCGCACTACGCGAGCCTCCTTACGGTGGGGCGTCACGGCCGGTTACCGCACGGCCGGCCCGGGCGGAGAGCGGATCCGCCGATGTCGAATCCTGTGCCGTCGGGCGGGCAGGGTCGCCCGCATCCCCTTCGCCTGGGGGGCGCACGGGCTAGGGTCGCCCCGAGTGTTGCGCCGCGCGCGGGTTGGTTAACGTCGGCCCAGACTTCCTGCCCCCTGGATCCCGTCATGGTGATCACCGTCGCCGATACCGCGCGTCTGTCCGCCCTTCCGCAGCAGTCCGCGCCGCCACCGCCGCCGGTAACGACGGATTACCGCGCCGGCGTCCACGATCTCAGCGACAGCATCCGCGGCACC
The genomic region above belongs to Luteimonas chenhongjianii and contains:
- a CDS encoding DUF1190 domain-containing protein, translated to MTDARDTRRLKRSKTTALLLMGTAPLLFSACQRDAPVQVQEGLYTSVESCAQAIGDTATCRIAFEQAKLQAADTAPQYSSRAECETEFPAEECVEQKTSAGHSFVGPLMAGFFLSQMMNNRAGAAAAQRTAQATPAFRDNRQGWLRPSGAPGAGRAGMAPVSMTPDRAVTANRGGFGRSATGRSTGG
- a CDS encoding glutathionylspermidine synthase family protein — encoded protein: MRRVGIVERGDWQAQAAECGFRFHTIDGARYWDERAYYAFTMAQIEHDLEDPSAELHRMAMALVDEIVASDALMQRLAIPAQFRDWIAESWRRREPHLYGRLDLAYDGTGPAKLYELNYDTPTSLFEAAFFQWQWLEDQRASGRLPREADQFNSIHEALVDRFAELAASLPPPLLFAAVRDSEEDQGTIAYLRDCAAQGGLHGEAIALEDIGLSEDGRFTDLDDVVIGSLFKLYPLEDLFHDDFGRALPKSGLRLIEPPWKALLSNKGLLPLLWERHRGHPNLLAAEFDDGGDLPAGWVRKPLHSREGANIELHLADGQRLRSDGPYTGPCIRQAAHPLPSFDGNFPMVGSWIVGDTACGIGVREDDSPITRDSARFLPHAIVEDEAQVVFAA
- the dbpA gene encoding ATP-dependent RNA helicase DbpA, with the translated sequence MTTPLPFSTLDLSPALLQGVDALGYTAMTPIQAEALPPILEGRDVVAQAPTGSGKTAAFGIGLLRNIDTGLIETQALVLCPTRELADQVGKQLRKLATGIPNLKISMLCGGIPLAPQLASLTHPPHVVVGTPGRIQELAKKKALHLRHVRTLVLDEADRMLDMGFEESIRDIVKRVPPTRQGLLFSATFPEEIRSLGTAMLREPVQIGVAGDAPAPTIEQIFHEVEPARRAPLLAALLLRHRPESAVVFCNTRADVDEVAGSLNHYGFDALALHGDMEQRDRDEVLVRFSNRSGNVLVASDVAARGLDVEDLAAVVNFELPHDADTYVHRIGRTGRAGRKGLALNLVTPREMPRTALIEAHFGAPARWEKLLPLSGRANDVPVAPMVTLRIDAGRSDKLRPGDIVGALTGEAGLHKDAIGKIDVFATRSYVAIARGKAQQAVSHLREGKIKGRRFRVQLLKTS
- a CDS encoding glycosyltransferase — protein: MRLLIITYGTEGDARPLAALGSALMRAGHSVHLLGDADTLDTATTLGVPATGLAGDIRGTLSRMGAMRQIERALIRIVEARTPEWMQQAMALAEGCDAVIVSGLTAFVGLSVAEARGVPAIGAMMIPISPTAAFASPLVPLRVPRALNRLSHDFVNGMVWRTFRATTNRGRAAIGLPARRTLPMAHPVLYGISPALLPNVDDWPADAVACGQWVPPSQDWTPPAALQALLGAGPPPVYIGFGSMSGFDAARVREAVVAAVGDRRTLFNPGWSGIDTTGLPPNIHVIGSAPHDWLLPRCALAIHHGGSGTTHSACRAGIPSVILPFAGDQPFWARRLRALGIADRVLSGRRPSARRLAAAIAFAERAETRAHAAALGARMQDEDGCAAAVAWLERRVAPGGAGAPAG
- a CDS encoding LysR substrate-binding domain-containing protein, translating into MAVQPQVTTNDMLLMVRTALAGGGITIGIEETFAPYLARGELVTLLDRFLPPFPGFFLYFPDRRNQPPKLRALIEHVRRFRKVG
- a CDS encoding barstar family protein; the protein is MPNILTLDGSRIHDITSFFDEVNRVFMADEDWALAHSLDAFDDLLHGVYGALDGEARATLVWTEFERSRAALGIPATRTWLQAKLAMPTRYDSARIERELAALDAGTGPTFFDIVLTVIAAHPNIALVPR
- a CDS encoding DUF3597 domain-containing protein, with amino-acid sequence MGLFSKISDRIFGRKPAAKPTATPGGAVARPAAVIFTGSKNDPKVSPPSRNPAPAPAAAAPAEPVDVEAVLTEMAAKKGGPSDWRHSIVDLLKLLDLDSSLEARKELATELGVNAGAAGSAEQNIALHRAVMRKLAENGGKVPDALKD
- a CDS encoding plasmid stabilization protein ParE, whose amino-acid sequence is MSKASRHAGGQATSRIDRLQPWIAALASALLHLWFAYLLLTSQPIVMTTPQGASAGSRMVVDFVGITPSQPVVAPVARPAPATPPAQSAPAASRVRTTRVEQAEAPVPPEAPDPADALTEVRPPQPAQQPSDVPPVPVQSPADAGQGAAQTAASPPSQQRRQHVWGQPPGMLPEETAPVNSGLSRSPSVGRGRGRDASSDLPSLEVGGYQVIYDTTSETRLREWRDQGVSELFIPLPGTRRLMVCPLETALRRESSDCRMVDPEDPQMRGIGDAREVIGFHRVYRQGEVVWRGPGPYR